In Lolium perenne isolate Kyuss_39 chromosome 5, Kyuss_2.0, whole genome shotgun sequence, the sequence TAACTGTTGGTGCTTACTGGAGTTGTTGTACTTGTCTCTACATTTTTTTTCTCGCTACAAATTCATCAATTGACTATTCAATTTATGATATTAAATGTACATCTAATTATTTTCTTTCATTTACCACTTGGCAAGAGAACGTAAATGTGACTGGTTCTCAAATGTGTTGTGTTGTTCAATATACTTAGTAGTGACACAGGGCTAGTAAATTGTTCTCTAATGTGGTCTGTTGTCAACAGTGAATTCGGCTCAATGGATTATATTTATGTATTACATTCATGTATAATGTAATTCTCACTATTTAAGTAAATCATATATATTTCAGAGTACTGAAGAACGGTAAATATTATTCTCTTTCAGCAAAAATATAATATCCCTGTTACATCAAAATGATCCACTTCCACAGAGCCGTGATTGGCAAAAATACAGCAAGAAGCATGCTAAGTGTCAACCACCACATATGAAAATTAATTAATTAAATGACTGCTCATAGCTTCACTAGGAAAGGAAAACAACCAACTTCCTTTGCCTCAGCTGGTTTCTTGCAATTCAAGGCAATATAAAGTCAAAATGTCAACAAAAGCATCATTCTTGACATGGAAGGAACATGCTATTTGCATAAAAGGGTGATTAAATTGGTTGGAAAAGCTATACAAATATTCTAAAAAGGCTTAGGTGTAGGATGGAGCTAATTAGGAGGCATCTAGCAAATCTCTGACGCTCCACTACTTGCCCCTCTGAACTGAAAGCTTGTTTTCCATGTTGGTGCATGTATTGCTCGACCCATAATTATTTTCTTCAAGTTGCACTTGTCGGTaaatctattatgtatgccataacTTAGCGTACCGTAATCATCGGGCGTGTTCTTAACCTAAACGGTTGACAACATTGCCAGTCAACATATGAGGAAGATCTTGGACAGGAGACACTGATCAAGGTGGTACAAATAATTGATTGCATCGGTGGCTTGGTGCAGTGGCGAGTTCAAACACGTGAATGCAAATTATGATGCAGTAGTGTTGGGAACCAGCAAGCAGATTGTGACTCAATGGCAAACACCAATCATCCTATTATTTTAGTTTTTAAGCACTGATTAATTAACCAACTGAATGTCCTCTTACACATCTCAATGGAAATGATCGAAGCAAAGGCGACATCAAGTTAAACAGATTGTCATATTTGTTGCAAAGTTAGATATAATCATCACTGCCTTTGTGATCAGTTGGCTAGTTTTCGTGACATCTCTCCAACAAACTTGCACTGGAATGCTAGAGTTGGTTCACGGAGTTGCACATGGTTGGCAGTCTCATCATTTGCCTTGCAGTAAGGTAGATCACATGGTTTTAGTAGCTAAAAGAATCCTGTCGATGGGTAGTCAACAGTAATGGTCCACCTCGTTTTGTCAGAGTGAGTACACAGTTTCGTGCTGAGAGAGTGAGAGTAACTACCCTTGTCAAAATACAACATCAGTAGGTGGAGGTTAGGAAGGGATGGTAATAACTTCAGAAAAATCGAACAAAGTTACGATCACAGGTTACAAACAGGTGATCAAAGTACGTTCCTCCATAGTTTCCTTTTCTTTCCTGATCCTGTTGAGTAAAAAGAGAAATGGCCGTAGTTTTCCCTGCGGGCAATAATTGCAACCATGACATATGCAGAATGTTCAGGACTTCAGGTAACAGGCAAAGTCTCTGTCAAACCGTTAGTTCCTGAAGAAACCTTTGCTTATCTTCAGGAAATGCTTTCAGTTAGGTTGCTTGAGATGACAGACGAGTGTGCCGAAAGCTCTAACAACCGAGCTGCTCCTTTCACAAACTGCTAGTATGTTTTATCCTGAACACGGCACCTTCCGAAAAGCTCAGCTATGAACGCTGTCAGTACTCAGTAGTTGGCGGTATTTTCAGCGGCTCGGTTGCTCATGTTGGGTTTTATCTGACTGAACATGAATTTCTACTTATCGTCAGCCGATCGTCGTGTGGGATTTCTGCATTCACTTTATAGTTATCTGAGTCGTGTTATCCTGCATGCATTTTGCTTGGCAAGGCAAATGAGTAAACCGTCAGCTAGCTGGTAGGCCGGAGCTTCCTGCTCACCTGAAAGCTCATGTAGGATACAGTTACTGTTCAGCAGCGTTCTTTCTTGTCGGTTGGTATATCTGGAGATCATCCATGCACTATATATATTGTTACTCTTGAGTAATACAAGCTACTCGAGTACTCTTTATCGGAGATTGTCAGGTCACCTTGAAAAAGAGCGTGGGCTTTACTTGAATTGTCTGCCGCCTCGTGTGTTAATCACTGGATATGCCGCCTTATGGCTTTAGCCTTTGTTTATGCGCGCAACCGTATGCAACTCGGGCAACTCTGTTTTGGCCCGACTTAGTTTACCCGTTGTTTATGCGCAAGTATCTAAGCAGTGCATCTTTGCTACCAAAACTCGGATCTTCGTTCCGGGACACACAATTTCGCATTTTTAACGCTGCTAATCCGGTAAATGTTCCCTGTTGCTCGAGGTTTGCCTGCCCACGAAATATAGATCAATGCAATTGAACTGGATAACAATAAGTCGGCCCGCTTAAAACTTCTATccaagttacattgttcaaatactGCGTTTTTTCGCATTACATTTGTTCAATATATTACATCACAAAATATCACCTTAATGCAGCCATATCTATTCTACTCTGAAGGTGTTTTATCTTCAAGTGCGGACTCCTTAGGCGCATTTTGGTTAGCCACCTTATCTGCAGGTGGACGCTTCAGCCGGTCCTCGGACTAAGGTACTTACGACTTTCGAGCCAATTTACTACTCGGCTCAACACCTGGGGGGCTACAATCGCGGCTTTTTTTTTTATCAAGACTTGAGCCGCCTTTCGATTAAGCCAACACGAGCGTCGGGTGCTGATCCATGAAGATTATTGAGCCTCGAACCGACTATCAGTACAACTGTTTGGTCtacaacaacacaagtactactgAGTTGATCGGGGGATGCATATAGCTACACCAAGAAAAATTCCAAGACGACAAACATTTCGACTAACGGAGCCCGGGGGCTTGATATCGACACTGCCCTCACACAAGACTTATTTGTAACTTGGCCAACATATGTTTTTGAGAGCTCTTAATGTACACGTCTTAACATTTTATTACTGTAGCATGACCGATTGCTAAGTGAGTATTTTCGTTGCAATAAAGCTTTTTAGTTGCATGGAAATTTCTTTTTGCTGGAAATTTAGAACTTAATTTAAAGTGATCTTCATTCTCAAATTTATACTCCTATGCTCTAATGACCAGGAGTTGATGCAAGTGGAAGATCTCTAAGCAATGTCGAGTGAGAAAAGCAGCAGGAAGGCCATGCTGAAGCCTGGCCATTTAGCTGTCAAGAAGAGCAAGAAGGTGAGCATCTTGAGTACTCTTATCTTCCTTTCCACAATCATCTTAGTTATTCTAATGCTGCTAGCTTGTGTTCCATATTCAGATCCTGTTTGCATCTCCAAACCAGATGTCTTCAATAGCCTTTTAGATCCTATTCACAGCCTTTGTCATTTTTTGGTGAGGCTAAGATCGAGGATCTGAGCTCACAGTTGCAGTCACAGGCCCCTGAGCAATTCGAGGCGCCTGATCTTAGCAGCGTCATCTCAAACCCTGGGGCTTCGATAGAAAATCACGATGATTACGAGCTTGTCGATGAGACCAGCATTGAGCCAAGGACATTGCGCTGGCGATGACCCAGGCCGGCCTGCTGAGGGCAAATGCTGTGAAGTCACTCAAGGCTGCTAATGGTGACACAGTCAATGCTATAATGGAAAATTCAAACTAGCCGTGCCTAACCTGTCATATTACGCCAGTTTTACAGTGATTCTGGCCGGATTCGCTCAAAATGGACCGGAAGACAAGGCATTTGAATTGTTCGCTGAGATGGCAGGTGAAGGAAATCCATGCACTGGCCATCAAGAAGTGCTTCAGAAGGAACATCCATGTCTGCAATGGTTTGATCAATATGTATCCAAAGTGTGTCGAGTTGCAAGAGTTTGTCCAAATGTTTGGATGAGACACCCAGTAAAAACTCAATTTCAAAGCGCACTTCTGTTATATTCTCCTGTCCTGGACAATGCCATGTAGTGAACAGAACTAGCTTGAAAAGAAGATTGTCTGAAATGTCTACAGCAGAATAGTGCTGGGGTTTCTGTCAGTAATCCAACTCTATGATCTCCAATATATCCGGACATAATGAGCATTTCAGAGCGGGAGAGAAATCGTAAAAAGTACGCAGCACTTTTGCAAATTTTCTCAATAGACTGATATTTTTTAAAGTACCAGTCGTTAAGATAAATGCAAGTTTGGTTTACCGAAAATTTGCACTTAACTAAAATAATTTTAGGAGAACATTGATTGATTGATTCGAAACTATTTTTTGCTTTCCTACCCAAGATGCGAGCAAATATGCATTGAAATTAAACAGATAATGCACGATGAGTGTTGTCATTGATGTATGATCCCCTTATCATTATTAACCATATTGGCTGATTCACGTCAATTGACAACGGGGCGAGACAGATATTTTCCGTAGTTAGAGGAGATACAAGCAATGAAAGTGAGGGGCTTGTGGACAGGAAACGATGTCATATGATGTGGTGCAGTCCTTATATTCTGCATTGAAGCAGTGAGAAGAAATGGAACTACAGTTTCATATGGTGGTGTATGTATTGATTAGAAAAAGCTTACTGGGAAGAAATGGAACTACAGGTTCATATGGTTGTCACCGGAGAGGGAGTGAGACAACAATGTTTATGTCAATGCCATTAACAACTGTATTTTCTCCAATATCCTCATACATATCATATTATTGATTTGTAGCAACACATGGAAATTGAGCTAGTATGTTTACATACGTGACATTTGTATCGTTAAAAAGGTTCAAAAAGACGTGGTAACACGCGTGCTCTAAGCTAGTAGATACTAGGAGGTAGATGGATGATTTTAAGCACAGTGGTTGCCGCCATTTACAATAGAGCTCTAGACTTTAATTTTAATTAAAAAGAAGGATTCACATGTTTCAATTAATAATCCATCGCTGGCCATTTCATCCATGGCCATAAAAGTGAAGCATATCATTTCACAATCTAGGAAGAAATTGAATTCACTTATAGGTAAACAGAAGAATGGATCGATCCATCTATAGCTCCAGTGGCAGTGTGGCATATATAAAAACGTTTTTtgcttctcgcaaaaaaaaaaaaaaaataaaacGTTTTGCTCAGTCAGAGCAAGCAGTGGAATGGTGTGTCTTGAGAGGTGTAACGTTTAGACTTGTGCTTGATCATCTGCAGGCCATCGTCACCGCGCAGCAGCTCAACACCCGTCAAGACGGTAAGATCATTGATCACGAGGTAATCGTCCAGCCCGTGTGCAGAAGAGTATGCTGCTGCGTGGCTCTCAACATTCTCAAAGCTGGTGGCTATGCAGAACTTACCAGAGCCCAGGTTCACTAGGTGCCGCTGCCGCAGGACCCACTCGTCGGGCAGGGGATCGAGGTAGCTCCAGTCTTGCTGCACCACAGgcggccaggaggaggaggagaggtcaAAAGCGCGCAGGCTGTGGTCGGGGCTGTCAATGGCGGCGAGACCGAACCAGAGGCCGAGCTCAGGGACGTGCTCCGCCCCGCCGTGAAAGGGTAGTGCCCAGCTGCCGGCCCGTCTCCACTCGGTCTTCACCGTGTCAAAGGCAAATGCGCCAGCATCCACGGACGAAACACATATAGTCGTGTCATCCACCACCGCAGCCGATGAGGGGGGACACGCTTTCCTGTCGATGCCTGTGTCAGGTGGCGGTATGGGCGGCGATGGCAGCGGTTTCCAATTCCACCACTGTTCCATGTCCACACATAGATTTTCAGGGAAGCCGGTCCTGCTGTAGTTCAAGACTTCGAACCTGCCATCCTCTTCGTCTCCGTTGCCCATGATGTAGAGCTGTTGCTCATCTTGGCCAGAGCTGCGCCGGGTCATGGACAAGGAGATTGAGCCGCTGGGCTTGCAGAAGTAGGCTTGGGGCATGGGAAAGACGGACTCCAAGTCAAGGTCGTACATCACGGTGCTGTAGAAAGGGCCGACGAACATGACGGAACCCTCTCCCTGCCCTTTAAGAAGGGAGAAGAAATGCATGGTCGTTAATTCGGCTCCCTTTGCCGGCATCGAGAACTTGATGTTCGGCTTGGGTAGATGCTTGAAGCTCGAAATCCTTGACCGCCATCCCTTCTTACTCGCTCCTGCCGCttgtgctgttgctgctgctttcTGTGCATCTTCTGTTGATGGGTGGAAGAGATGCTGCTTGAGGCTGATACGCCGCACCGAATAAACTCTACTCTGGTAATCATTCACTATCATGTTCACGAATTTACGGTTCATCATAATCGCCAAAGTAACCAAAGCTGAAATCTGGTACCCTGAAGATACAGAAAAGATTTGAGAGTACAGTTAGTATTAAGGTTGCTGCGATCAAATATCCGAATTGCACCTAAGAGAACACTCGGAACGGATACGAAagatgtgagttttggctagaaCCAGTGGCGAATGCAGGATTTTCACATTGGGCATACCAAGTCAAAAACAAAATTGGCACGACAATGTAAGATATAAAAATTCACAATAACAAGAAGGAAACTATAGATTGTTCATAATCGTAATAGCATCTTGAATAGTTAAACTACATTGCAAGACACAAAGATATTTTTTTTATTTAGCTCTAAGGTTTCTTTTTTGAAAGCAAGAAAATAATCTTTTAACTCTACGGTCTCACAAAATTAACTACTCCGTAGTAAAGATTATCCTGCAATCCCAATTGgggaaaataaaaaacagaaactaGATTGAATCACTCACGGTCGGTACTTGACAGTTGCTTCTGCTACGGTGCCACAATGCCACTGTCGCCGTTTTTTCAGAGACTGCCGAACTCAGGTCGGAGCGCGGCTGTGCGCCGGCGCGGCCCCTGCGTCAGTCGAATAGGTTTCTTTGGGGAGTATTAGCAGGGGCGTCAAGGGGCCGGAAGGACCACGGGAATCGGAATCTCTGGCGTACGGGAGCGCGACGGAGGTGTGCAGCGCCAGCTGGGGCCTGGCGTCGGCACTCGGCACggggcgccgccgcccgccgcctgaGGTCGGGGTGAGGTTCACGAGGAGGATGGTTCAGGTAGAATCGCTTGTTTTGCGCCATAAATGGCCCGATGGGAGCCCAACGTTGTATTTCGGCCCATATAATGAACGCTGAACGCGGAAGACACTCGAGGGGTGATCCCTATTTGACGTCCCATGCGTCAATTAGTGTGTCCACGCACACCCCACCTAAGGAACTGGGCAGGCCCACCATGGTCGGGATGCGGCGGTGGATCCCGCTAGAGACGATGAAGACAATGCCTGGGACGAGCTTGCCGGAGAGGGGGATGACATGGCCTGTCGCGACATCGCCAACGGAGCCAAGGCCAGGACCTTGCCGGAGACAGGGACGATGCAGCTAGCCACAACATTGTCGACGAAGGCGAGGAATGGAAGTATGGAACTTAGGGTGACAGGTGATGAAGGATTGTTTACACAATTCTGAGTCAATCCCGCTCGAAAGTTCAGAGAAGGGTCTATTGTTCGGCAAGGGCTCATGTTAACATGTTTGGATCAAGGCGATGAACTTCTCTCATACTTCAGTGGCCACCTCAGCGATCCACGTGATTTGCATCTGGAGCATCTATTTGTTTCCATCAAAACCGTCGACCCTTTCCATCTGTTCTCCCAAATCCTCAACAAGCAGCAACCCATCAGCTATGTTCGCTCTATatatactttttttttttgaaactatcTACTGCAGGGGAGTCCCCCACAGCCTTTTATTACTCAAAAACAAAACAGTATGTACAAAAATATACAACAAACTAGAGATCTAACTATAGGCTAACTACTTACAACAAATTGTCAATCCATGATGACAAAATGGGAACAGTACTCTCTTTAACCCTATGCTTAAGCAGACTAACATCAGAAACGAAGCCCTCTTTCCAACTCCTAAAAGTTGGTTATATATTCTTGAAAATCTTATTATTCCTCTGCTTCCAAATATTCCAGCAAGCCAAGATTATAATCTCCACAAAACAGGGACCTTTAAATCTTCTCTTAGTATTTTTCAGCATTTCTGGTCCAGATCCTGATGCCCAATTAATTTGTAAATATATCCAAACTCTTACACTAGCCGTCCTATACTAGCCGTCCTAGGCCGTATGCTGCGACTTAGACTTTAATCTTTGATCTTTATCGAGGAGAGAAGAAAAGAAGAGAAGAGGATAAAAGAGCACATGCGAGAAGATGAGTGACACCGACGTCGTCGATTAGATATATTGGATCTCTTCTCGGCGAGCGTTGTTCCTTCTCGCGCTGTACAGAGCTGCGAGCTAGGTCATCTTCCTATGGTATCTATTTTTCTTGTGTGGTTTCATGTGTCCATGAGAGATCTAGTATAGGATGATTTTCCCCTTGCTTTTCTCCTTGTTTGATTTCATGATTTGGTCAGCATGCATCCTAGTTATGTAGAGGACATATGTGATATTTAAACCTTTTAAATAACAAAGGCTCTTTATTAAAAAGATATAATTAAGTTCTCCAACGAATGTTATGAGCAGAAGAGCTTGCTTAGACGCATAGAATGAGATTAGTTTGCATGGGTAGTTGCTTGAATTGACCGGCAACTTTAACAACCGAAGCTGCTTGTATTCCATGGGTTTGCTTGTATCGGCAAAGTTGCTATGTGTGTCATGTTTTAACGTGAGCTCTGCACCTTCAGAAAAGTTCAGCTATGAAGGTTGCCAATTTATTTCTGGTTGGCTGGGTTTTCAACAGTTCAGTTGCTAATCTTGGGTCTTATCTGAGCTTTTATCTATCATCGATCTGGAATGGGCATCTATCATCGGTTAATCGTCACGTGGTTAATAAAGCCACGAACAGTTAAAGATACAATGCACTAATGCAAATGCAGAAGAAAACGAACACAAAAGACAATATATAGAGGTATATAATTAACTAATTCATCCACCTCTAATTAATATAATTATTCATTTCTGCTACTACTAGATACTATGCGGTACAATCCAGTACGGCTTTGTGCGCCCGAGAACCAAGTCTAGGTCATGTGCTTGCACAATCAGGGCCGGCCCTGAGATATCAGGGGCCCAGTGCAAGAAATATTTTTGGGCCCCTATACACAAATATTTATAGATTATTTATTTTAACGGAAATGCAATTTTGATCTCAGGTGCATATGCTCCTGCTACAGAgaaaaacattttaaaatatcaCAAAAAATACGAACACAAATTTCACGCGTATATGTCAACAATCCATATGTGTATGCCAAGTTTCGCGCGAAACCGGTAGGTTTGGTGTCCTGTGTAAAAATGACAAGCAAAACGTCTTGTGAAGAGCTTATATTTAGCACCAAATTTTAACTTTTTTGCACATGACACAAAAAGTATTGATTTTTCGTGAAACGACTTTGCAAACACATAGAACATCAAGATGTATCCGTAACATTTTTTATCGGATTTTTTTGACATTATATAATATGTTGAAATTTAATTTTAAAAACCAGGTGCATGTGCTCCCGGGAGCAGAAACAGCATGTCCTTATTTTAATAGCAACTTAATGACatcaaattctttctagattctCAAATGCAAACTACTCATGGTCTTACTAGTGACAATTCTCGCTATACACATACACTTTCTAAGCAATTACACAACATTAATCTACTTACATTTTCTTTTGTCGTTTGTAAGCaagcatctttttttttttgcaaaaagatGTCATCTTCACacagaagcaaaaaaaaaacactAGAAAATTAGGGCATATAATTAAGGGAAAGTTGAAACAAAAATACCTGGAGGAGGGATGCTTTACCGCTGGCTTGCTCATGGACCGTCCGTCAGCCATCCCCTTGCCGCTTGCCGTGGACGCCAATTCTCTTTTCCTCTTGCCCCCTTGCATTTGATCTTTTCTGACACAGTTTTTCTCTCTCAAGTCAAGTCTATGAGACTACTCATAGTTCAAGTAACTTCAGTAGTAACTTAGAAGCCAACTCAGCAAGTTTGCTTATGTGGCACtgagttaatgaggagagagaaggatagagtaacatagctagttattgTAACATCACACTTTTCAAGACACAATGAGTCTACAAGGTAATTAATGGAACCATCTATGATAGTACTAACTTGATGTTACTATGCACTATGAGAGTAGTAACATAAACTAGTGTCATGTGTATGTTACTAGTTGAAGttactatgcactatgaccagcctgAGAAATGAAGAAGGAGAATGAATCGAAATGAATCATATGCACAAAAGTAGACTAATCCAAGGAGGTATAAGATTTACAGACAGTCCAGGTCGAGGAATAAATAATTGGGAACATCAAATTCGCATATCCTACTCCATTAATTCTCTAAGAAACAGGTAGAGAGACGGCTGTGATTAGGGAAAAAAGAGGGCAAGAGTCGAGAGGAGCAGACAATTAATATGCGACGATTGAGATGATCTGGACTGGAATCATTGCGTGAAGCTCGGTTTCTTTTCCTTGTACGATAGCTGCATGCATGCCTTGCCTGAGCCTGCTAGCTAGGGATTGGGCTGATCCCGTTGCAATCAAAGTCTAAGTTAATGGGCGTACTTGGCTGGGGGCCCTATAGATTGGGGGCCCAGTGCGGCCGCACTGGGTGCACTGGCTCAGGGCCGGCCCTGTGCACAATCTCCATGAGTTGTTCCTCTATGTCGTAGACGCAGATATTTGCATCGTCCTCTTTGAAGTTCTTCATGAAGTAGACGCGATTCCCTCTCAAGTTACAAGCGCTCGCGGTACAGGACGCCGCGTTGCCTCCGTCAGGCAGAAGGAAGACCCTGTCACCGATGTCATGAACCCTAAGCCAGCGGCGGTCCTCGAAATCCATCTTGTGAACAAGGACCGCACCGATGTTATCGGGGTCGAACTCCCAGAAGCAGACTAAGACGTGGAAGAGCTCCCCCTGGGACTCTACCAGCCACGGCTCGCCGGAGCACATGCCTTGGGGGAAGACGGTTCTCGCATCGACGTCCTCGAGCGTCTCGAGCTCGGCGACTGGAGAAGGACGGCTGAAGTCCAAATGGACGACGCCTATCTTATCATGGTTGGCTTCCGAATCCGAGAAGACGAAGTGCAGCTTCCCTCCCAGCGCGGCGATGATGGGGATGGGGAACTTTCTCGGAGGAGCATCATCTGGATAATGTGGGATGTACTCGCCGATATCGTATGTGTGCTGCCCCCATCTCCTGTCGCTTCCGCCACTGATCCTGCAGAACCACATGTCGGGCTCACCGATGTTGAGGAGGACGACGGCGCAGTCGGGGTGGGAGGGGGAGCCGTGGGTGAGGAGGCAGCTGCCGTTGACGGGGATGTAGTGGTCATCTTGTATCGGCGGGAGGGGTATCGTCTCTCCGGTGAGCGGGCTCCACAGCCAGGTCTCCCACGGCGCGGCGCCGTGCATTATGAAGATCCAGCCCTGCGGGGTGGTGTAGCACATCCTGTCTTTGGTTGATATGATCTCGGGTAGCCTTTCCTCCGAGTGTACGCTCCTCCCTTCCGAGATGCTATACATGAGCATCTCGCAATCGTATTCGTCTTCTTCGTCGTGTGCGGTGGTCATCGTATTCTCGTTCTTGTCCACGAGGATGGGTTGGTGTTCGAAGACGAGGAGTGGCAGAGCGCGGAGGACGTGTAATGCTGGTGGCTGAGTGGCGGCGGCACCTGCGCCGGTGCTGCCTTCGTCGGCAACGTTGCAGCTGGTGCTGCACGCCATGCTGATCGTCCTTCGATTCAATCAAGGGAGAGTCTAGCGGGCGGCCGACCGCCCGTTGGTCAGGGACGGAGACAAGGGGGGACGAGGGGGGGCTGCGCCCCCCCTATGCTCATGATTTTCCTTTGTAGACAAGCCATGCCAGCTCCTTATTTGTTTGATTTTAGCTAGTTCTGCCCCCTCATAGTAAGATTGCCCCCCTTATACTTCatttctggctccgtccctgccGTTGGTAGTCCCTGGCGCCCCTGCCAAATTAAGAAAGTTCCTACCAAACcgtataagagcatctctagcagatcccGCAAACGCGCCCTGCATCGCCTCTATGCGGTTTTTGGCCAAAAAATGGACCAGGGTAGATCCCGCATAGCCGCCAAAACCGCAAATTTCGATGCAGGGGCCGCCATCCGCGTCGCCCAAAACCGCACAAAAGCAGTTTTTGGTGCCCTATGCAGGCCGGTCTGCATCGCGTGCGAGGCGTCGGTGCGAAGGGAAAAAACTCGCGCGAAGGAACTTTCAGTCGCCCCCTTCCGcgagcagcgccgccgccgccgcgcgccgccgcagaTCTCGGGCACGTCCGACCTCGCCCCCCGCGTAGGAGCGCCTAGCCGGCTCGCCGCACGGAATCGCCGCTCGCGGGTGGCCGTCGGCGACCCAATCGAGCGAATCCCGCCCGCGATTCGAGCGCCGCCGCCCGAGATTCGAGCGCCGCCGCCCGCGATtcgagcgccgccgccgtcgcaaggtaTGCTTGTTCTTCGGCTTGTTCTTCGCCATTTCTCGCCGGCCTTCGCCCACCTCACTCGCGGCTCCTTTGTAGATGCCGTTGAGCCCCGCGGCGCTGTTTTTAATGGAGGATTCAtcggactcctccgactccgataTGGACGAGCTGCTCGACGACGACATGGAGGACACAGTGGTGCTTgtcgccgtgaaggagctcgcggACAGGCAGAAGAAGGTGCGGGGCGGCTCGAAGGTCGGCCGCCTTTGCATTCCACGCAACCG encodes:
- the LOC127303624 gene encoding nascent polypeptide-associated complex subunit alpha-like protein 1, whose protein sequence is MSSEKSSRKAMLKPGHLAVKKSKKPLSFFGEAKIEDLSSQLQSQAPEQFEAPDLSSVISNPGASIENHDDYELVDETSIEPRTLRWR
- the LOC127304843 gene encoding uncharacterized protein; translated protein: MMNRKFVNMIVNDYQSRVYSVRRISLKQHLFHPSTEDAQKAAATAQAAGASKKGWRSRISSFKHLPKPNIKFSMPAKGAELTTMHFFSLLKGQGEGSVMFVGPFYSTVMYDLDLESVFPMPQAYFCKPSGSISLSMTRRSSGQDEQQLYIMGNGDEEDGRFEVLNYSRTGFPENLCVDMEQWWNWKPLPSPPIPPPDTGIDRKACPPSSAAVVDDTTICVSSVDAGAFAFDTVKTEWRRAGSWALPFHGGAEHVPELGLWFGLAAIDSPDHSLRAFDLSSSSWPPVVQQDWSYLDPLPDEWVLRQRHLVNLGSGKFCIATSFENVESHAAAYSSAHGLDDYLVINDLTVLTGVELLRGDDGLQMIKHKSKRYTSQDTPFHCLL